TCTTCCGGAAGTGAAACTTGCAGGTCGATATTGCCTGAAATGTAATAGCAGCGGGACCAGTAAATTGCCTTGCCGCTGTGGCCGGGATGGCCTGTTGCCCGGAGGACTTTACGGGCTGGCCTGGTACGAGGGAGCATGGAGAAAACTGTTGCTGGATCTGAAATACGGGGACAAGCCTTATCTGGCCCGCAACATCGGCAGGTTGCTGGGGGAATCGTTGCAGGGCCTCGAGGAGTGGCCTGCACCGGAACTGGTAACGGCAATTCCACTTTTCCCTGCAAAAAAGAGGGAGAGGGGATACAACCAGGCGGCTCTTCTGGCCCGAAGGGTGGGAAGTGAACTGGGCATCCCTTACATACCGCTTCTGGCCAGGGTACGTAGCACATTGCCGCAAACCTCCCTGTCCCGGAAAGAAAGAAGGGAGAATGTCAAGGGTGCGTTTTCCTGCATTGAAGGAGCCCGGCTGCAGGGGAAGAGGATCCTGCTTGTCGATGATATCTTCACCACGGGATCGACCATGAGGGAGGCCTCAAGGGTGCTGGCGACGGCAGGGGCCGGGGAGATTGTTGGCGCGGTGGCAGCGATTCAAAGAAAAACCGAATGGTAGGGGAACGGTGTTTTACCTGTTCCGGCTACCCGGAATTGAGCAGGATTTTTCCGGTATTTGGGGAATAGTATTGTTAAGCAAGAATTATATTTTGAAGGGGGTAAGAGCCATATGAAAATTTATATCAGAGGGAAAAATATTGATGTTACCCCGGCTTTGGAAGAATATGCGGAAAAAAAATTGTCCAAGCTGTACAAATTTTTTGAGGATAATACGGAAACCCAGGTTGTTTTTTCCATCACCCGGCAGGAACATACGGTCGAGGTAACGGTGCTTTTCAACAGTCTGATCCTGCGCTCGGAGGAGACCACCGATGATATGTACGCATCCATCGATCTGGTCGTGGATAAACTTGAAAAACAGGTGATCAAGTACCGTAAAAAATTGAAACGCCGTCTGCGCCTGGGAGACCGCCAGTTGAATGAGCAATTGATGCTTCAAAGCGAAGATAAGGATAAAGAGGAAGACGAACCCAGGATAGTCAGAACCAAACAGTTTATTCTCAAGCCCATGCCTGTCGAGGAAGCTATTTTGCAGATGAATCTTCTCAGCCATGATTTTTTTGTGTTCAACAGTGCGGAGACCGATGCTATCAGTGTCCTCTACCGCCGGAAGGATGGCAATTACGGGCTGATCGAACCGGAATTTTGAAGAGATATGAACATAATCGATGATGGTGTTACCGCAGCTGTTTTTGAAGGGGGTTACCCGGCAAGCGATATTGAAAAAATGTTGGTCAGGGTCCGCGATGCCGTCCTTCTTGATAACCTGCAGAAGATGGTGAAGGTGGATGCGCTTCATGAAGTTATCTTTGTCACCAACTATACCCATTTGATCGTCGAGGTCGAAAAAATGGGTCTGGACAAGGTGAAAATTCATGAAGTGAAGGGAAATGATTTTCATTTCGGGCGGGAACTCAAAGAAGTGATTTCCAGATACAGGCCCCGCCGCGTGTTTTACATCGGCGGAGCCGGTTTTCCGTTGCTCGGGGAGGACGAAATCGGGGGGATTGCCTCTTCCCTGTTGTTTCGCCGCAATGCCGTGCTCACCAACAATCCACAATCTTCGGATCTTGTGGCTTTCTCCCCTGCCGAAGCCATCAACAGCATCGAGCCGCCGCCCGATGACAATTCACTGGCGATATCGTTGCGAGACCAGGCCGGGCTGGAAATGGAGCTTGTGCCCTACACGGCGGGGATTCTCTTTGATCTGGATACGCCGACTGATTATCTGATACTGGGGGGCAGCCCTTTTGCCGGGGAACGGGCCCGGGAGGCTCTGGAGGCTCTTCCACTGGACTTTGAATTGCTGGAGAGGGCCAAGGAGGTGTTGCGCGGTTATTACCGCGAGACAGTACTGATCGGCAGGGTCGGGGCCCCGCTTATCGCGCATCTGAATTGCAATCTCCAGTTGCGCTTGCGGATATTCTCGGAAGAGAGAGGGATGAAAGCCCTGGGCCGGGAATCGGCCGGGGTAGTGGAGTCCATTCTGGCTCATCTCATAGATGAAGTGGGTATCAATAAATTTTTTTCCTATCTGGAAAAGGTAGCAGAGGTGGCATTTATTGATACGCGGGTTCTGTTTGCCCATTTCAAGTTGAAGTTATCGGCGGAGGAGAGGTTTCTCTCCGACATGGGACGCTGGCAAGAGATAAAAAACCCCTGGCTGAAGGAGTTCACGAGAGCGGCAGCCGAGAGCACCATTCCCATTGTCCTGGGGGGGCATTCATTGGTTTCCGGGGGAATATGGGTTCTGGCCGAGGAGATAATGCTTGAAAGATAGTATGTTTTTCGGCTGTTTTGCACGGCTGGATTTTGTTTTTGTGGAGGGCAGATGATTTGATCGATTGGTTCAGAAAACGTTTTGCGGGACGTAGCAACGCCCGGGAAATAAGGAAACTCGAGGATATGGTCGCCGAGGTCAACGCCCTGAAGGAGGAGATGTCCGCTCTCACTGCCGGGGAGATGGCAGCCAGGACGGAGGAGTTCAGAAGGCGGTTGGCCGGAGGTGAAACCGAGGATGATCTTCTGCCGGAAGCTTTTGCCCTGGCAAGGGAGGCCGCCGGGAGGACCACGGGCATGTTTCCCTTCGACGTTCAGGTTCTGGGGGGGATTGTCCTTCATCAGGGGCGTATTGCGGAGATGAAAACCGGTGAAGGTAAAACCCTGGTGGCCACGATGCCGGCCTACCTGAATGCCATCAGTGGCCGGGGGGTGCATATCGTGACGGTGAACGATTACCTGGCCAGACGTGATAGTGAATGGATGGGCCCTATCTACCGCCTGCTCGGCCTGAAGGTGGGCCTGGTGGTTCATGATATGGATCCCGAAGAGAAGAAGAACGCTTACAATGCGGACATTGTCTATGGAACCAACAATGAATTGGGGTTTGACTACCTGCGTGACAACATGGTCATTTACAGGGATCAGTTGATGCAGCGGGAACTCAATTTTGCAATCGTGGACGAGGTGGACAGCATCCTCATCGACGAAGCCCGCACTCCGTTGATCATCAGCAGCAGGATCAAGGCCGAGCAGGGTTACGAGCGCTGGAACAAGGTCGTCTCCACGCTCATGAAAAAGCAGTGGCAGATGGTCAACGATGCCCTCAACCGTGCCCGGGAACATCTGGACAGGGGAGAGAACGAGGAGGCCGGTGAGCTGATCCTCATGGCGCGGCGCGGTGCCCCCAGGAACAAGAAGTTGTTGAAGATGCTGAAAGAACCCGGCATAGAAAAACTGGTGGAAAGAGTGAAACACCGCCTCATGTCCGAGAAGAGCCTCCATCTCCTTGATGGGGAACTTTTCTTCAGTATCGATGAGATTACCAGGAACGTCGATATATCGCCCCGGGGGTACGACAAACTGGCCGGGGAAGATCGGGAACTGAAGGAATTTCTGGGTTACGGGCAGGATAAAGACAAAGATGAGGATGCCGGAATCGGCGGGGAAGAGGAAGAGTCAGGGGAAGGAGAGGAAGGGGCCGAGGAGGAAGAAATGGCCCGTCAACGGGGCGGAGAGCATGAGTTCACGATCCGTGCCCTGTTCAAGGGTTACTCGCTCTACGAGAGAGATGTCGATTATGTGATCAAGGACAACCAGGTGATCATCGTTGATGAATTCACGGGACGGCTCATGCCCGGGAGAAGGTACTCGGAAGGCCTTCACCAGGCACTGGAGGCCAAGGAGAATGTGGCCATCCAGGATGAGACGCGTACCGTGGCCTCGATCACCTTCCAGAATTTTTTCCGGATGTACAACAAACTGTCGGGGATGACCGGTACTGCTGCCACGGAGGAGAAGGAATTCCGGGATATCTACGGTATGGATGTGGTGACTGTTCCAACCAACATGCCCATGATCCGGGGTGACCATCCCGATGTGATTTACAAGACGGAGGAAGCCAAATTCAATGCTGTTGTCGAGGAAATAATCGAGTTCAACAGCACCGGGCAGCCCCTTCTGGTGGGGACCATCTCCGTGGAAAAATCGGAGAGGCTCAGCCGGATGCTCAAGCGGCGCGGGGTGCGGCACAATGTTCTCAATGCGGTCAATCATGCGCGGGAAGCCGAGATCATCTCCCAGGCAGGGCAGAAGGGAGCGGTGACCATTTCCACGAACATGGCCGGAAGGGGGACCGATATTGTCCTGGGGGGAAACTACGAATACCTGGCCAGGGAGAAAGTACACAGGGAATTGGCGGCCATGGAGGAAGAAAGTCCACAGGAATATGACCTGAAATTTGCCGCACGCCTCCGGGAAATTCTTCCCGGATTCAAAGCGAGGTGGGAGGAGGAACACGAGGAGGTCATAAGGCTCGGCGGCCTGCACGTTATCGGTACCGAAAGACACGAGAGCCGGAGGATCGACAATCAGCTGCGGGGGCGGGCGGGAAGGCAGGGTGACCCCGGTTCATCGCAATTCTTCATCTCCCTGGAAGATGATCTGATGCGCCTGTTCGGGGGGGGTAACATCGCCCCCATCATGGACCGGCTGGGGATGGAAGAAGATATGCCCATAGATCATCCGCTCATCAGCCGGGCGATCGAAAATGCCCAGAAGAAGGTGGAATATCGAAATTTTGAAATCAGGAAACATCTGCTCGAGTATGACCTGGTCCTGAACGAGCAGAGAAAAGTGATATATGAATCGCGGCATCGGGCATTGCAAGAAGAAAATATCAAAGATTCGATCCTGGAGATGATACGGGAGGTGGTTTCTTCATCGTTTGATCGTTTTTGCGACGGCAGGCCTTACCTTGGAGAGGAGGCAGCCCGGGAACTGCTCGGATATGCCCAGACCACTTTTCTGTATCCCGGTGCGGTCTCCCTGCAGGATCTGAAGGAGAGAGAAGGGCCGCAGGCAAAGGAATACCTGCTGGACAGAGTGCTCCGGAATTACGAGAACAGGGAGAAGGAGATCGAAAGCAATTTCGGGCCGGGCAGCATGCGTGAACTGGAACGGGTGGTATTGCTGCGCACTGTTGATCGGCACTGGGTCGAGCATATAGATGCCATGCACGACCTGCGTCATGAGGTGGGGAACCGTGCCTATGCGCAGAGAGATCCGCTGGTGGAGTACCGTATCGAAGCTTCGCGGGCCTACGAATTCATGTTGAATGAGATCCAGGAAAATGTTGTACGGGGGATTTTCATGACCCGCATCGGAAGATTGCCCCGGCGGGAGAGGATCGTTTCCTCACCCACGGAGGTCCGGCCCGGTGCGGGTGGGTCGAGGCCAGGAAGTTTCCGTGATGATGCGGGAGCCGATGCCCCGGATAGAGAAGAGGGGAAACCACAGCCGATCAAGGTGGGGAAAAAAGTAGGCAGGAACGAACCTTGCCCCTGTGGCAGTGGTAAAAAATACAAGAAGTGCTGTGGAAGGAACGGATAGCGGCGAAGATTGAAGGCCGCGGCAATGGGCAGGAACGGGAGGCGAAAAAAATGGTGCCGATATTCAAAGATTTGTCCGCAGAATTGGCGGCATTGAACAGCCGTTATGGAGAATTGAGGGATTCACTTTGAACTTGAAAAGAAGAAGGATCTGCTGGTAACACTGAATCGGAAATCTGCAGATCCGTCTCTCTGGGAAGACGGCGGAAGTGCAAAGGGGATTCTTCAGCAGATCAGCACCCTGCAGGAAGATATCGAACAGGATCAGCTTATTTGCAAAAATATAGAAGAGGCCGAGGTGCTGCTGCAGCTTGTTGAAGAGGGTGGGGAGGCAGGGGAAATTGAAGAACTTCTTGTCGAGGCCGAAAAACAGATAACAGCCCTGAAAAAGACCCTCGATGGCCTGGAGATAAAACTGCTCTTCCCCTCTCCTTACGATGACAAAAAAGCGATGTTATCCATTCACCCCGGGGCCGGCGGAACAGAGTCTCAGGACTGGGCGGAGATGCTGATGAGGATGTACATGCGCTGGGCGGAGAAGGAGGGCATGGAAGCGGAAGTACTGGATCTTCTGACCGGTGAGGAGGCCGGCATCAAGAGTGTAACCCTGTCCATAAACGGGAAATATGCTTACGGCTTGCTGCAATCAGAGAAAGGGGTCCATCGCATGGTGCGGATTTCCCCGTTCGATGCCGCAAGGCGGAGGCATACTTCCTTTGCATCTGTCGATGTTATACCGGAAGTCGAAGGTGAGGAATTTGCCATTGCTGCCGAAGAGCTGCGGGTGGATACATTCAGGGCCCGGGGTGCGGGGGGGCAGCATGTCAACACCACGGACTCTGCGGTGAGGGTGACACACCTGCCTACCGGCATCGTGGCCCAATGCCAGAGTGATCGTTCACAGCATAGCAACCGCCAGCAGGCCATGCGTATCCTCCAGGCCCGCGTGGCCGAATTTTATCGCCAGCAGCAATCGGAAGAACTGGAAGCGATCAGGGGGGAACAGAAATCGATTGCCTGGGGCAACCAGATACGTTCCTACGTTTTTCATCCTTTTACCCTGGTCAAGGATCACCGCACCGACACGGAAATTGGCAACATCGGCGAGGTTATGGACGGGGAGATCGATCTTCTCCAGGAAAGATATCTGCGCTGGAAAGCCGGCAGCAAGTCATAAAGCGGGTTAGTTCATACCAAATTACAGATACTATACCAAAGATGTTTAACGGCGGGATGGTATGAAGAAACCCAGGCGGCGTTGGAAAAGAATATTGCTGGAAATAGCCGGTTTGATAGCGGGGACAGCGATCATGGCCGTGAGCCTGAATATGCTTCTTGTACCCAACCGCCTGGCTGCCGGCGGAACCAGCGGGTTGGCCGTGATTTTATTTCACCTGTGGAATGTGCCCGTGGGGCTGACCATATTCCTGACCAATATTCCTCTGTTCGTCTCTTCCTATTTTCTGCTGGGGCGTAAAATGATACAGAATAGCTTCCTCGGCATGATCCTGTTCTCTTTGTTCTCCGAACTGTTTCTTTTTCTGCCCACGTTCACCTCCGATCTGCTGCTTGCTTCCATTTACGGGGGAATTCTTCTCGGGTTCGGCATGTGGATTGTTTTCGGGGTTGGCGGATCCACCGGGGGGACCGCGCTGGCTTCACTTCTGCTCAACCGGGTCAAGGGTATATCCCTCGGTCAAGGCCTGCTGGGAACCGATCTGCTCATCATCGTTCTGGCCGCCCTGGTTTTCGGTGTGGAGACTGCCATGTATGCAACCATTTCTTTATTTGTGAGCAGCTGGTTTGTTGATCTTCTCCAGGATGGTTTCAGCCTGGTCAAGGTGGCGCTGGTGATCACGAAGGAGAAGGAGATGATTACCCGCAAGATTTTTGAAGACCTGAAACGCGGGGTAACTTTTCTGGAGGGCGAGGGCGGCTTCACAGGGGAAAAAAGGGAGATGATCTTCTGTGTTGTAACCCGTCCCCAGGTGGCCCGCCTGAAAAATATTGTTTACGAGAGCGACCCGGGGGCATTCGTGATCATCGGCAACGCCGGGGAGACGATCGGGGAGGGTTTCAAGGAAAAGGAATATCTGAAGCAGGAAACCGGTAAAGTTTTATAGAAAATTAGATGAGTACCAAAAAGTGATAATGGGGTTAAAATCTATGTACAACAGGAGGTATTTATGATGGTCAAAGCTTATTACGAACAGGATGCTGATCTGGGGATGCTGGAAGGGAAAAAAATAGCTATCCTGGGTTACGGCAGCCAGGGGCATGCACAGGCACTCAATCTCAAGGATAGCGGGGTGGATGTGGTCGTGGGATTGTACAAAGAAAGTAGCAGCCGCAAGAAGGCTGCAGACGCCGGGTTGGAGGTCAGGACAGTCTCCGAGGCCGCGGAAGAAGCCGATATCATCATGTTTCTGATTCCGGACAGCATCCAGCCTGCCGTTTATCGCCGTGAGGTGAAACCCCATCTGAAAGCGGGCAAGGCGCTGGGCTTTTCACATGGTTTCAATATCCTTTACCGGCAGATCATTCCTTCCGGGGAGGTCGATGTTTTCATGATTGCCCCCAAGAGCCCCGGCCACCTGCTGAGGAGAATGTACGAGGAAGGCAGGGGTGTGCCGGCCCTCCTGGCGGTTCATCAGGATTACAGCGGTAAAACCAAACCCCTGGCTCTGGCCTATGCCAAGGGGATCGGCTCCACGCGAGCCGGGGTTATCGAGACCACATTCCAGGAAGAGACGGAGACGGATCTTTTCGGGGAGCAGGTGGTTCTCTGCGGCGGGGTTACGGCGTTGATAAAGGCCTCTTTTGATATGCTGGTTGAAGCCGGTTATCAGCCCGAGGTGGCCTATTTCGAGTGTCTGCATGAGCTCAAATTGATCGTGGATCTGATCTATGAAGGGGGAATTTCCCGGATGAGATATTCGGTCAGCGATACAGCCGAGTATGGAGACCTTACTCGCGGTCCGCGCATCATCGATGAAGGCCGGAAAGAAGAGATGCGCAAGATTCTTCAGGAAATCCAATCCGGTGCATTCGCTCGCGAATGGATCCTGGAAAATCAGGCCGGATTGCCCATGTTCCAGATGCTGAGGGATATTGAAAGCCGCCATTTGCTGGAAAAGGTAGGGCGGGAACTCCGCGATATGATGCCCTGGAT
This is a stretch of genomic DNA from Bacillota bacterium. It encodes these proteins:
- a CDS encoding ComF family protein, which gives rise to MPATWLESFLDLFFPPACLLCRVRISPGAASFPFCSSCLPEVKLAGRYCLKCNSSGTSKLPCRCGRDGLLPGGLYGLAWYEGAWRKLLLDLKYGDKPYLARNIGRLLGESLQGLEEWPAPELVTAIPLFPAKKRERGYNQAALLARRVGSELGIPYIPLLARVRSTLPQTSLSRKERRENVKGAFSCIEGARLQGKRILLVDDIFTTGSTMREASRVLATAGAGEIVGAVAAIQRKTEW
- the raiA gene encoding ribosome-associated translation inhibitor RaiA, with product MKIYIRGKNIDVTPALEEYAEKKLSKLYKFFEDNTETQVVFSITRQEHTVEVTVLFNSLILRSEETTDDMYASIDLVVDKLEKQVIKYRKKLKRRLRLGDRQLNEQLMLQSEDKDKEEDEPRIVRTKQFILKPMPVEEAILQMNLLSHDFFVFNSAETDAISVLYRRKDGNYGLIEPEF
- the prfB gene encoding peptide chain release factor 2 (programmed frameshift); this encodes MVPIFKDLSAELAALNSRYGELRDHFELEKKKDLLVTLNRKSADPSLWEDGGSAKGILQQISTLQEDIEQDQLICKNIEEAEVLLQLVEEGGEAGEIEELLVEAEKQITALKKTLDGLEIKLLFPSPYDDKKAMLSIHPGAGGTESQDWAEMLMRMYMRWAEKEGMEAEVLDLLTGEEAGIKSVTLSINGKYAYGLLQSEKGVHRMVRISPFDAARRRHTSFASVDVIPEVEGEEFAIAAEELRVDTFRARGAGGQHVNTTDSAVRVTHLPTGIVAQCQSDRSQHSNRQQAMRILQARVAEFYRQQQSEELEAIRGEQKSIAWGNQIRSYVFHPFTLVKDHRTDTEIGNIGEVMDGEIDLLQERYLRWKAGSKS
- a CDS encoding YitT family protein — its product is MKKPRRRWKRILLEIAGLIAGTAIMAVSLNMLLVPNRLAAGGTSGLAVILFHLWNVPVGLTIFLTNIPLFVSSYFLLGRKMIQNSFLGMILFSLFSELFLFLPTFTSDLLLASIYGGILLGFGMWIVFGVGGSTGGTALASLLLNRVKGISLGQGLLGTDLLIIVLAALVFGVETAMYATISLFVSSWFVDLLQDGFSLVKVALVITKEKEMITRKIFEDLKRGVTFLEGEGGFTGEKREMIFCVVTRPQVARLKNIVYESDPGAFVIIGNAGETIGEGFKEKEYLKQETGKVL
- the ilvC gene encoding ketol-acid reductoisomerase, translated to MVKAYYEQDADLGMLEGKKIAILGYGSQGHAQALNLKDSGVDVVVGLYKESSSRKKAADAGLEVRTVSEAAEEADIIMFLIPDSIQPAVYRREVKPHLKAGKALGFSHGFNILYRQIIPSGEVDVFMIAPKSPGHLLRRMYEEGRGVPALLAVHQDYSGKTKPLALAYAKGIGSTRAGVIETTFQEETETDLFGEQVVLCGGVTALIKASFDMLVEAGYQPEVAYFECLHELKLIVDLIYEGGISRMRYSVSDTAEYGDLTRGPRIIDEGRKEEMRKILQEIQSGAFAREWILENQAGLPMFQMLRDIESRHLLEKVGRELRDMMPWISKEEG